The following nucleotide sequence is from Bacteroidota bacterium.
AATTAGCAAATGGAACAGCCGAGCACTGCTGGGGAAGGAAGTTTTTGCTTCGGGGGAAAGAATAATTAGCCAATTAGCAAATTAGCAAATGGAACAGCCGCGTACTGCTGTAGAGGAAAGTTTTTACTCCGAGGAAAAATAATTAGCAAATTAGTTAATTAGCAAATGGAACAGCCGCGTACTGCTGGGGAGGAAAATTATTGCTTCATGGGAAAAGGAATTCAACAATTAGCAGATTAGCAAATTGAAAGTCAATAACTAATGAGAAGGAAAATTATTGCTTTGGAATTAAATACGGAATGTTTAAAAGTATATCAAGTTTTCAGGTTTACTGAAGTCTGGCTGTTCATCGGTACATTGGTACATCATCACATCGGTACATTCTCTACGCCCAAACCTTAGTTCCTTCGGTGCAATTCTTACAAATATCAATTTCCCCTCTTCCTTTAAGTAAAGCTGTTCTGAATTTATGATATTTTCCGCCTTGCCACAGATGTTTAAATGTAGTGTCTTTAAGATCGCCGAGTTGGTGGGTGGCGTCTTTGTCGAAACAACAGGGAACTACCGTTCCGTCCCAGGTAATTACGCAGGAGTGCCATAATTTCCAGCAGTGATTCGACATTTTATTTTTAATGGAATAAGTGCCATTATTATTTTGCTGATAACGGGAATAATAATCAATGGTAGGAATTAAATTAGAGCCATTCTCGTAGTCGTAAATTTGTGCAGTTTTAAATGCAACTTCATCCACCCCAATTTCTTTTCCTAATTTTTTAACGTCTTCAATTTGATGTTGATTTGGTTTTACAACAAGAAATTGAAATATAACAAAAGGTGTACTCGATTTTAATTCTTTTTTCCATTTCACAATATTGCGCGCACCTTCCAAAACCTTTTCGAGTTTTCCTCCTATACGATATTGTTCATAGGTATCTTGTGTAGTACCGTCAATGGAAATTATTAATCGGTCCAATCCGCTTTCAATTGTTTTTTTTGCATTTGCATCATTCAAATAATGTGCATTGGTGGAAGTGGCTGTATATATTTTTTTATCGTTTGCGTACTTCACCATATCCAGAAAATCAGGATTGAGATAGGGTTCGCCCTGAAAATAAAAAATGAGATAGGTAAGATCTTTACCAACTTCATCCATTGTCTCCTTAAAAAAATCTTTTTGCAACATTCCGGTAGGACGGGTAAATGAACGCAAACCACTTGGGCATTCCGGACATCTTAAATTACAGGAAGTAGTTGGTTCAAACGATAAAGAAATTGGCAAACCCCACTGCACAGGTTTTTTGCTCCACATGCTATAATAATAACTCGATATCACCTTACTCATATTCCAAATTCTCCGCGGGGTGAGTTTAGAGGCGTAATTGAGTGAATCGGTTATACTAAATGGCATAATTTATTTATTTGCGGACGGTCCGCGTAATTTATCTGAAAATCCTTCCAGCGACTGAAAGTTTTTTAATTCAAGTTGACATTTTCTTTTTTCGGTACTGCTGATTTCGTAACAATAATCGAGGATCTGATTAAAGGATTGTGGAATAGCAACTGATCTTTTAAGTGTGCTTCTTTCATGATCGCCTTCGAACCAAAACATTTGCATGGTCTGACAATAATTACATTTTACCGGCCAATTTTTTTGAGCCATCAATTCTGCATTCATTTCTTTCACCATAGCCATTAAAATTTTAAATTCATCGGGATCCGTTTGAAAACAATACACACTGGAATCCAAACTGCTGATCATAAATTGAAAACTTGTACTCTTTTCCATGATGCGAAAAGAAACCACGTTAAAATTTCCATCAAAGAACATGAAATCAATAAACCGTTCATTATATTGTCGGAATACAATTGGAGGGCCAACTAAAGTATCTTCTCCAATAATTTTGATAGTATCCTCTCCTATTGTTTTTGTTTGCCCGAAAACAATTCCCGAAGCAAAGAGCGAAATAAAAAATACGGATGAAATAAATTTCTTCATTATAATTTATAAATGTTCAAATTGTTTTAAGAATCGCAAATCATTTTCTGAAAATAATCTGATATCATTAATTCTGTATTTTAAAATTGCCATACGTTCCAATCCGAAACCGAATGCAAAACCTGTATACTTTTCGCTGTCAATTTTACAATTTTCCAAAACCACAGGATCTACCATTCCGCAACCTCCAATTTCCACCCAGCCCGTTTGTTTACAAATTGCGCATCCTTTTCCACCACATACGAAACAGCTAACATCCATTTCGGCACTAGGTTCCGTAAAAGGAAAATAACTTGGACGTAAACGTATTTTAGTATCAGCGCCGTATAATTCCTGCGCCAGATACAAAAGAGTTTGTTTCATATCGGCAAAGGTTACTCCTTCATCAATATACAATAATTCGATCTGATGAAAGGTGCAATGTGCACGTGCAGATATTGTTTCGTTGCGATAGGTTCTGCCAAGTGCAACTATTCTGATAGGAGGTTTTTGTTCCTCCATAACACGGATCTGAACATTGGAGGTATGCGTTCTTAATAATATCGCAGGATTGGTCTGCACATAAAAAGTATCCTGCATGTCGCGAGCGGGATGGTCTTCCGGCATTCCTAATGCGGTGAAATTATGCCAGTCGTCTTCTATTTCAGGACCTTCCACAACAGAATATCCAATTCTGGTAAAAATATTTACCAACTCCTCTCTTATTATAGTAAGTGGATGTCTTGAAC
It contains:
- a CDS encoding SPASM domain-containing protein, yielding MPFSITDSLNYASKLTPRRIWNMSKVISSYYYSMWSKKPVQWGLPISLSFEPTTSCNLRCPECPSGLRSFTRPTGMLQKDFFKETMDEVGKDLTYLIFYFQGEPYLNPDFLDMVKYANDKKIYTATSTNAHYLNDANAKKTIESGLDRLIISIDGTTQDTYEQYRIGGKLEKVLEGARNIVKWKKELKSSTPFVIFQFLVVKPNQHQIEDVKKLGKEIGVDEVAFKTAQIYDYENGSNLIPTIDYYSRYQQNNNGTYSIKNKMSNHCWKLWHSCVITWDGTVVPCCFDKDATHQLGDLKDTTFKHLWQGGKYHKFRTALLKGRGEIDICKNCTEGTKVWA
- the pheS gene encoding phenylalanine--tRNA ligase subunit alpha; the encoded protein is MQNQFDNIQELKKEVEGSAVNNAAELEAFRIRFLGTKNVLKDVFSEIKNVPNELKKEFGQRVNELKQLAENRFAELEGKYKKAGNNKSAEIDISLPVATKNPGSRHPLTIIREELVNIFTRIGYSVVEGPEIEDDWHNFTALGMPEDHPARDMQDTFYVQTNPAILLRTHTSNVQIRVMEEQKPPIRIVALGRTYRNETISARAHCTFHQIELLYIDEGVTFADMKQTLLYLAQELYGADTKIRLRPSYFPFTEPSAEMDVSCFVCGGKGCAICKQTGWVEIGGCGMVDPVVLENCKIDSEKYTGFAFGFGLERMAILKYRINDIRLFSENDLRFLKQFEHL